ACTGGCACTTCCACTTTCAACACATCCACATTATAGCGCTCTTTAGAAAATTCTTTCATCGCTGCTATTACTTTATGCGGTTTTACTTTCGCAAATTTTGCACTCTTATTATCTTCATCTGTCGCATCATAAGTTAAGATTTCTAAGAAGAACGGAATATCTTCAGCTTCACATTCTGAACCAATACGTTCAGTAAAGCTGTGTTTCCAATCATTAATTTTTTCATCTTCATCGACATCGTAGTATAACAAGAATTTAACAGAATCTGCTCCTAATTCTTTAATTCGTTTGGCTGACCATTCAGGTAATAAATCAGGTAAACGACCTGGTTCTGTCGCATCATAACCAGTTTCTTCATAAGCCATTAATAGTCCTGCTCCTGCTACACGTTGTTTTGACGCAGGGATACCATATTCTGGGTCCAATAAAATGGATGAAGCAAAGGGTGTCAACTCTTCTGATATCGCAATTTTAAATGCTTCAACCGCTGATTGCACGTCTTCGACACCACCACCGGCTTCAATCATTTTTCTTAACGACCCACGTTGGTCAATCGCCAATGCAGAAATAATGTGCTTTTCTGTTGATAAGTTTACTAATTTATCATACTTTTCTTGTGAAATGTTACGCATTCAAACTCCTCTTTTCTATTCGCTATGCTTCGTAACGTAATTTACCATCGAGATAAGTTGCTTGTAATTCCAATTGCGGTGTCACGACAATGAAGTCTGCATCATAGCCGGGTGCAATACGACCACATACATTATCAATACCTACTGACTTAGCAGGTGCTAAAGATGCCATTCTTAAAGCATCAGCCGCTTCTACAAGACCCCAATCATATACATTTTTCACGCCTTGTTTCAACTCTAAAATTGAACCTGCCAAACTACCACTGTCTTTTAGACGAGCAGTGCCCTCTTTAACAACAACTTCAAACTCACCGAGTGTAGACTCACCGTCACCCATACCGCCGGCACGCATACAGTCAGTAATTAACACGGTTTCTTCAGGCCCACGAGCTTTAACAACGACTTTGGCTGCAGCCGGATGCACATGGTGTCCATCACAAATTAATTCAGCAAATACATTGTCTGAAGATAACGCAGCCCCAACCATACCTGGATTACGATGATGTAAACCACTCATTCCATTATACGTATGGATAAATATATTTGCGCCGGCTTCCACCGCTGCATGTGCTTCTTCAAATGTCGCGTCACTATGGGCTAGCGCTGTATAAATACCTTTACTTGAAGCAAATTCAATAAATTCTTTGACTCCTTCTCGTTCCGGTGCAATCGCAATTTTATTGACTAATTGATGCGATAATTGATGCCACTTATCTAATACAGAAATTGACGGGTCACTCATATATTTTGGATTTTGAGCCCCTTTATATTTCTCGGTGAAGAATGGTCCTTCTAAGAAAATCCCACGAATTTTGGCACCCGTAACTTCTTGATAATGTTCACCAATCGTTTGACACACTGCATCTAATAGTTCAACCGACGAAGTTAACGTTGTCGGTAGCCATGAGGTGACACCACATTCTAATAAGCCATCTGACATCACTTTAATGCCTTCAAAATCATTATCCATCACATCATGTGACTTATAGCCATGAATATGCGTATCCACTAATCCCGGTGCGATTAACGCATTCGAATAATCAACGACTTCACTGCCTTCTGGCACGGTGTCAACTACGGCACCAAATTTACCGTCTACGACTTCCAAATACTGATTTTCAGCAACGGATTCATCTAAAATAATCCCTTTTGCTTTTATATAATACTTCATAACAAGCCTCCATCTCTAAACTACTGTCATCAACGAAGCGACAGCGGAATTCCTATAGTATCTCCAGTATCCCGCCACTGCACGACCACTTCATCGATTTCAATTGTACTTTTATTATAAACCTTTTTAACTAAAACGTACAGGATAAACGTTTTTTAAAACGGATGGATAGTTACGCCTTTGACAACACGATTGACTGTACCTGTTGCTGACGGCGTATCTGGCGTGTTACCTACTTTAATTGATGCCAACAATGACACAGTTTGACCAAAGACAACATACGGTAGTGTTAAGTAAGCATCTGGTACTTCGAGATAATCTTCAATAAAGTCAAAGGATTCTGATTTTAGTTTGTCATGGTTTAACACACGAATGGCAACGACTTTTTGAGCAATTTGGTCCCCGGCTAATTCATTCAACATATCTAAATCATACGCACGAGTATAATCATCATTGGATACATAGACAAATGCTAATGATTTTTCATCGACAAACGATTTTGGACCGTGACGGAAACCTAAGGATGAGTCAAAGGCGGTCGCAATCTTCCCTGCAGTTAACTCTAAAATTTTCAATTGTGTTTCGCGGGATAACCCTGCAAAACCACCGCTACCTAGATAAATAACACGATTAAAATCACCACTTAAGTACGCTGCAATCTCCTCTTCACGATTCAGCACATCGCGCCCCATATCAATCGCCATCAGCGTCCACACGATTTTATCATGAAAATCGCTTGAATCAAAGGTTAATAATGCGGTCAACAACATACATGAATAACTACCTGTCATCGCAAAACCAGCATCATTCGAGCGTTCTGGTTGTAATAGGACTAAATTGCGTTCATCTCCTTGTGCATTTTGTGCTAAGGCACCGTCTGGAGCACAAGTAATCGTTAATTGATATAACTCATCAACTATTTGTTTAGCAAGTTCGACTGTCGCCACACTTTCCGGCGAATTTCCACTGCGTGCAAATGATACTAATAATGTTGGAATTTCTGCTTGGAAATATGCGCGTGGATTCGATACAATATCCGTTGTTCCCACTGAACGAAAATCCCAAACTCGTTCATCATTCACTTGTTTCAAGTAAGGTGTAATCGAATCGCCAACGTATTGCGATGTCCCCGCACCTGTGAAAATTACACGAACACGTTCATGTGCTGCTTTAATATTATCTAGGAACTGACTAATTTCTTCTGAACGTTCTTTAAACGTTTCGAGTGTTTCACTCCATAATTCCGGTTGTTGTCTAATTTCTCTCGTTGTAATTTCTGCTCCGAGTTGTTCTAATTTTTCTACTGATTCTTTAAACATTCCAATCCTCCTCGTAATTATCGGCTCGCTTGGTTTGGCTTGATGTTAACTTCTGTGTCCTTAGGTTGACTCGATAGCCATTTCAACAGTTACTTCTGTATGCTACACGTACGCCAGCGATTCCTAGTTAAAACACCGTACTCACACTGGTGCACCTGACTTATCGTTATCTGCGCTTATGCACGCCAATAATTTACTTCAATGATGCAAACCAGAATACTTGCGCTCACACTTTAGTAATCCCGGTGCACTTGAATCGACGACCGATTCACAACATACTTTTATGCATTACAGCACATCGATGTCTCTTCCAATAATTCCAGCCAAAACGTCCTCTCTCTATTTTTAGTGAAGCATTGTAGCGCGTTCATCACCGCGCATTATCACATCACTAAAAATCCTGCTCCTATTATGCCATTATGTCCGTCCAAGTGTGATGCTTGAATGTGTTCTAACACATGTAATTGTTCCTCATGCATCATTTTTTGCAACTGTGTTTTGATTAAATCCACATATTTGGGATTATGAAGCACGACACTACCACCTAACACAATCGCTCGCGGGTCTAGTAAGCAAATCATTGAATAAATACTTAGCGAGACACCTAGTGCACTCTGTTCAATAATTTGTGCTGCTTGCCATTCACACTGTTCCCAGCGGTCAAAAACATCCGCTGTAGTCATTGTACTTTCTCGATACAAATCACGAGCTGCTTGAGCAATGGCAGGACCTGCGGCTACCTTTTCTACTGCTCGTAACCCTGTACTCGATGGTACTGGCACAAAACCTATTTCACCTGAAAAGCCACTGCCGCGTAATATTTGATTATTCCAAATATTGGTACACGCAATCCCCGTTGACACCGTCACATAACCAAACATATCTTCTGCTTCAAGCGACAGCAAACGGTATTCTGCATAGGCAGCTACTTTGACATCATTATCTATTTTCACAGCGACATCAGGAAAATCTTGCTGCAATCGTTCAACCAAAGGAAAATTTGTCCAAGGTATATTATTTTGATAGACAGCGATACCGACTTTAGCATTCACTTTACCCGGAACACCGAGTCCAATACCCGCTAATGTCTGCCATGTTTCACCTGACAATACCATCACATGATTAATCACAGCCAATAATGTTTCATATAAAGCTTCAGCGCTGTCAATCGTCGTCTGCTCATCAATTCGATGCTTATATGTACCATCTTCATAAATAATCGCAGCCGCAATTTTGGTGCCACCGATATCAACACCTAATGCTTTTTTCATCTGAAATCCCTCCGATTCTAATCGCGCTTAGGATGTGTATAATCACGATTATAATCATACAGGACACCTAATAGTCCTAACAATGCCACGAACATCAAACCAAGTTCTTTGACACCCGTCGTACGTTGGAAATAAATAATCGCAACTAAACAAATCGTAAATATAATCCAACGAATAATTATCCTTGTTTTATGTTCCATTTACATCTCCTCCCATCGTATTTCACTCGGTGCTAGTGTCACGTCGACACATTTGCCATCACCATCATAGATAGTAGCTTCTTGTTTGTCATTTGTATTATTGACAATCGCATATTTTTTACGTTCCGGATACGCGTGGACTTCCACATAACTATTATCCGAACTCCATCGTTTAAAGGCTTCTTCTTTATTTGCAGCATAGTATAAAGCGCGCAATAATAGTCGAGCATTTTCAACACTATATGGCAAACCTGCAATATATACTCCGCGTCCTTTGCCATAGTCATTGGTTGCTAAGTGAATCTCGCCAAACTCTTTACCTTCAGCATTGGCTGGCATCACTATCCCTTCTGCTTCCACAGCCGCTTTCGGATGACTAAATTCAATCACTTGCATACTTTCTTTCAGTCCATACACATTTTTCATGCTTTCGCCAAAATCAATCGCATGCACATCGTCAACATCTGCAGTAATAAAGTGCGTGCTTACTTGTTTTGTAAAATACTTATCTGTCGATAGGCTATACCCCATCTCGCGCTCGACACCTAATATATCACCCAACTGGAAGTAGCGCCCTTGATGGTGACACGCACTCGGTTCACCAACGCCAATGAAGCCGCCACCTTCGTAGACAAATTGACGAATCGCTGTAACAAGAGCAGGGTTTTTCCATACCTCACCGCCACTAAAGGCAGTTCCTGCATCACCTGCATTAATCAATACATCAATATCATCAGGAACACCGTGTTGTATAATATCATCAAAACTAATAAATTCCACCTCAACAGCTGCCCCACTCAAAGCTTCCATTATGCCAAGGTACGAATAGATTTGCTTATACGGTAATTCATGCGCCACCATGTGCGACTGCCACGTCCGCAAACGTCCCCAGGCATTCAATAGTGCGACTTTTAATCCCGTATATGGCTTTGTCCCTTTAACAATATCATAAATTTCACGGAATTCATCGGTCACATGCTCAATATATTCGACAAAGCGTGGGAATTGATAGGCTAAACTCAAGTAGCCGCCATAACCAATACGATCTACCGGATTACGCATCATCGCCCGCCGTGCAGTCAGCCAATTTTTATTTGCTTCAATCGTTGGGTCATTTCCCTCTTTAAAGACATCAGGGAAGAAATAAGGTAAGAAGCGTCCTTCCGTATATTTTACATGAGGAATATCAGCAATCATACGTAAGGTTGCACCGCCCCCTACTGAACCAACGACAGCGTCCAAGCCTATCTCTTTAAAGTACTTGCCATAAGGCTCAGTCCCAATCCAATTATCGCCTAAGAACATCATCGCTTCCTTACCATGACGGTGAACGATATCGACTAATTTTTTCGCTTGTTGTGCCACGTAATGACTCATAAAATCAATATAGTCTAAATATTCTTTACTTGGTGTACGATGCGTTGAATTATAGTATCCCTCATCAACAATATGTTCTGGACGCAGGCGATAACCTTTTTCTTCAGCAAACATTTCTAATGCTTCAATCGAAATAGAGGCCCCATAGCCGAACCAGTCGACAAATTTCTCTTTTGCTAAATCATTAAATACTAAAGTAAAGTGATAGAAAAAGGTCGTAAAGCGTACTACATCTGTTTTAGGATTATCTTGACACCACTGTTCGAGGTATTCTGACATAAAGCGATTTGAGTGTTGTCCCGTCACGTTAAAGGGAATATCGTGTGGCACACTATCGCCCCAGTTATTGGTTGTATGATTATACATATGAGTAGGATCCCATATTTTGTATGCTAAAAACGATACGGTATATTCATGAAACGGATTGACAGAATGGATAGTTACTGTATCTGCTTCAGTATCAACCGTCCAATGCTCTACCGGTACAATCTCTCCTGTCGTACGATTAATAACTTCCCACCATTCTTTGGGATTGGCATCATAATTCGGCGTCAATTGTTCACGGTAGTAGCCGTCCATAAAGTCAATGACTAATGCATTATCCGTTGTCGCTATATTAAATTTCGACATCAAGTACAGTTGTTGGCACTCTTCCATGTGGTCTTTAATAAAATCATTATGATTACGCGCCACAAAATAAGTCGTATAAATTTTTGCATCTAAATCTTTGACATCATCGCTTAATTTAGTCCCGTCGGAGTCTCGGATAGCATCCGCTCCCCAGCGCTCCATTAATTCTTTTGTTTCTTCTAAAAAATTAGTCTCACTTGGTAAAGTGACCCTGCCTTTTGTTTTTGCCACTTTTCTCACATCCTTCTCTGATTTGAAGTCGCTGAAATGTCTTCTACTTCCATTCCAACGATTCATTTCTATCTCACGATAGGTATCGCTAGCGTGACTTAGTCCTACTTCTAACGTCCACTTTGCACTAGTCACACTCCAGTTTTCTAATCCAATTCAATTATTCTTTTGAGCCTCCAGCTGTCATGCCTTCAGTTAATTGTTTTTGTACAAAAATATATAAAATCAAAGTCGGTAACATAACCATGACCATCCCTGCATATAATTGCCCATATTGTTGCGCTGCATTTTGTGCTGCCATCAAATTCATCAAACCAACAGGTAATGTACGCAATTCCTGTTTGGTCATAAAAGTAAACGAAATAATATACTCATTCCAAAAACTTAAGAAGTTAAATAAAATCACTGTAATGATACTTGGCTTTGCCATTGGAATCATAATTTTTAACATGGTCGTAAAATGCCCTGCCCCGTCAATGGACGCTGCTTCTTCAAAGGTGCTCGGCAAGGTAATAAAGTAACTCGACAATAAATGAATCGTAAATGGTAACGCTGTGGCAGCGTATACTAAAGCCAGCATAAAACGGTTATTTAAAAGCATTGGCATAAATTTTATATCGTTTCCAATAAAGAATTTTTGAGCGTCAACTAACATTAAAAAGATGGGCACAACAATGTAGTTTACATTAATGAACAATCCACCTTTAAATAATTGTCTTAATACTCGTTTGCCCGGAAAATCAAACCGTGCTAATACATAGGACGCAGGAAGTGCCGTCACTAATAATAGAACGAGCGCCATCGCCGTCACTATAACGGAATTAAATACATAAGCCCCCATGCTCGCACGATTCCACGCATCAATAAAGTTTTGAAAATAAAACCCTGCCGGCATCGCCCACGGTGAGCGATAGAACTCCGAATTTTCTTTAATAGAAGCAAGGAAGACCCATCCTACTGGAATAATAATCGAAATTGCTAATAAGCACAGCACTAAATACACGAATACTTTGTATAATTTTGTCCCTGATTGTTGCATAAGACTAATCCTCCTTTCTAATATTCTAAAATATCACGCTTCGTCACAAAGCTTACGATAGCGGATAATACAAATGAAAACGTAAAAACAACCACACCGATTGCCATCGCATACCCATAGCTTGAGTTAGAGTACGCTTGCTTATACATATAAGACAATACCACTTCACTCGCGCCATTTGGGCCACCACTTGTCATCGTTTGAACGAGCAAGAAACTTAAGTTAATCGTACTAATAATAAAGAATGTTAAAGTGGTGCGAATATTGTTCCACACTAGTGGCAAGGTGACCGCAAAAAATTGTTTGAACTTACCTGCACCATCTAAATCCGCCGCTTCATAAAAACTATCCGGAATATTAGCCATACTTGCCATGTACATCACCATATAGTAACCGATTGCTTGCCAAATCAAGGCACCAATAATCGCATAATTGACTAAATGCTTATCGCCCAACCATAAAATCGGCTGATTCCCGCCACTAAACAACGACAAAATAGAGTTCAATAAGCCTTGTTTCGGATTATAAATAGCCGAGAAAATACCAGCGATAACAACAATGGACAAAATATTTGGGATATAGAAAATAATTCTAAAAAAGTTTTGCCCTTTTATTTTTTCCCGTGATAAGATAGCGGCAAAAATAATGGCCAATGTTAATGTTATAATTGTCACCACCACAATGGCTAGAATGGTATTTTGAAAACTTTTGACAAATTTCATATCTTCCATCAAAATTCTAAAATTATTCAGCCCTACAAATGTTTTATTCGGTGAGTAGCCTCCCCATTTATATAGTGACATTTTAAACACTTGAAAGGTTGGATATATCATAAAAATTAAAAATAATATCGTAGCCGGCAGCACGCAAAGCAACGCAAAACGTGTCCGGGATTTTTTACTGTTCATACTAAGCCCCCTTCTTTCTCCTATGACAAATCATGCCAATATTTTCAATAGCAATGCCCACGTAACAGCCAATGCTATCCGTGGGCATTCCCAAAAATTGTAATTATTGAGCTGTCACTTTTTCATGGAATTTACCCATCATTTCAACGACATTTGCTTGCCAATCTTCAACTGATAAGTCACCTGATACAACTGAGTTGAATGCTTCGTATAATGTTTCACCTAAGTTCACACCTTCAATAGCTTCAGTTGCTACAAATCCACCCATACCTGGTAAGACACCATCAGAGTAAATATTGTAAAATACTTGTTGTTCTTCAGATAATTTTTCGTTCATTCCTTTAATTGGTTGAACGGCACCGTGAGAAGCAAAGATTTCTGCTGCTTTATCAGAATATAAGAAAGCAATAAATTCTTTAGCTGCTTCTTTTTGTTTTGCTCCTTCTGGAACCCAAATGTGTTCTAAGAAGGTATATGCATAACGGTCGCCGCCTTCTTTAGCGGTTGGAATTGGCATCATACCCCATTCAAATCCTTCTGCACGAGGTGCATCTTTCATTTCACCAACAACCCATGTACCATTAGGCATGAATAATGCTTGATTATCTAAAATCATTTGTTGGTTACGGGTATAACCATCGCTATTGGCATTAGCAACTGTTGTTGGTTCTGTATTTTCAGCTAATTTACCTAAAGTTTTAAATACTTCCGTTAAGCCTTCACCTTTCCAAACTTCAGGGTCATAATTCATCGCTGAGTTATAAAAATCTAAACCACCACTAGATAAGATAACTGATGAGAAGAACGTATCTAAGTAACTAGCTGTTGGATAAGTGAATAATGACATTCCTTCTTTTTTAGCTTTATCTGCTAATGACCACATTTCATCCCACGTTTTTGGTACTTCCCAACCTTTTTCTTTAAATAAACCTTTGTTATAGAATAATCCAGTTGGGCTGTAGAACATTGGCATTAAATATGTTTTTCCATCATTATATGGATTCGTAGACGTTGAATCTGTAAATCCTGGTAATAATTTATCGGCAACTGTGCCGTCTTCTCCTGGAATTTTTAAGTCTTTTACATCCGTTAAATCTGCTAAAGCATGGTCTTTAATTAATGTTTCTGGTAAACCTTTTTCACGGCTTAATGCCAACATTACAACGTCGGGATAGTCACCTGATTGTAGACGTGGTGTTAATGCATCTTCTAATTCTTTTTCTTGTGATAAACTCACTTCCACATTAGGATTAACTTCTTTATACGCCTCGATAATTTCTTTCCATAATTCTGTACCATAAGCTGTTTCAACTGCGGCTAAATCTAACTTAACTTTTTCTTCTGCGGACACGGGTAC
The genomic region above belongs to Aerococcaceae bacterium zg-1292 and contains:
- the gnpA gene encoding 1,3-beta-galactosyl-N-acetylhexosamine phosphorylase, whose amino-acid sequence is MAKTKGRVTLPSETNFLEETKELMERWGADAIRDSDGTKLSDDVKDLDAKIYTTYFVARNHNDFIKDHMEECQQLYLMSKFNIATTDNALVIDFMDGYYREQLTPNYDANPKEWWEVINRTTGEIVPVEHWTVDTEADTVTIHSVNPFHEYTVSFLAYKIWDPTHMYNHTTNNWGDSVPHDIPFNVTGQHSNRFMSEYLEQWCQDNPKTDVVRFTTFFYHFTLVFNDLAKEKFVDWFGYGASISIEALEMFAEEKGYRLRPEHIVDEGYYNSTHRTPSKEYLDYIDFMSHYVAQQAKKLVDIVHRHGKEAMMFLGDNWIGTEPYGKYFKEIGLDAVVGSVGGGATLRMIADIPHVKYTEGRFLPYFFPDVFKEGNDPTIEANKNWLTARRAMMRNPVDRIGYGGYLSLAYQFPRFVEYIEHVTDEFREIYDIVKGTKPYTGLKVALLNAWGRLRTWQSHMVAHELPYKQIYSYLGIMEALSGAAVEVEFISFDDIIQHGVPDDIDVLINAGDAGTAFSGGEVWKNPALVTAIRQFVYEGGGFIGVGEPSACHHQGRYFQLGDILGVEREMGYSLSTDKYFTKQVSTHFITADVDDVHAIDFGESMKNVYGLKESMQVIEFSHPKAAVEAEGIVMPANAEGKEFGEIHLATNDYGKGRGVYIAGLPYSVENARLLLRALYYAANKEEAFKRWSSDNSYVEVHAYPERKKYAIVNNTNDKQEATIYDGDGKCVDVTLAPSEIRWEEM
- the lacD gene encoding tagatose-bisphosphate aldolase, yielding MRNISQEKYDKLVNLSTEKHIISALAIDQRGSLRKMIEAGGGVEDVQSAVEAFKIAISEELTPFASSILLDPEYGIPASKQRVAGAGLLMAYEETGYDATEPGRLPDLLPEWSAKRIKELGADSVKFLLYYDVDEDEKINDWKHSFTERIGSECEAEDIPFFLEILTYDATDEDNKSAKFAKVKPHKVIAAMKEFSKERYNVDVLKVEVPVNMNYVEGFATDEVVYTKEEAQAIFREQDEATHLPYIYLSAGVSAKLFQETLEFAHEAGAKFNGVLCGRATWKDAVPEFASNGEAATREWLRTTGKQNIEELNEVLERTATPWTDLIEVK
- a CDS encoding SIS domain-containing protein codes for the protein MFKESVEKLEQLGAEITTREIRQQPELWSETLETFKERSEEISQFLDNIKAAHERVRVIFTGAGTSQYVGDSITPYLKQVNDERVWDFRSVGTTDIVSNPRAYFQAEIPTLLVSFARSGNSPESVATVELAKQIVDELYQLTITCAPDGALAQNAQGDERNLVLLQPERSNDAGFAMTGSYSCMLLTALLTFDSSDFHDKIVWTLMAIDMGRDVLNREEEIAAYLSGDFNRVIYLGSGGFAGLSRETQLKILELTAGKIATAFDSSLGFRHGPKSFVDEKSLAFVYVSNDDYTRAYDLDMLNELAGDQIAQKVVAIRVLNHDKLKSESFDFIEDYLEVPDAYLTLPYVVFGQTVSLLASIKVGNTPDTPSATGTVNRVVKGVTIHPF
- the nagA gene encoding N-acetylglucosamine-6-phosphate deacetylase, translated to MKYYIKAKGIILDESVAENQYLEVVDGKFGAVVDTVPEGSEVVDYSNALIAPGLVDTHIHGYKSHDVMDNDFEGIKVMSDGLLECGVTSWLPTTLTSSVELLDAVCQTIGEHYQEVTGAKIRGIFLEGPFFTEKYKGAQNPKYMSDPSISVLDKWHQLSHQLVNKIAIAPEREGVKEFIEFASSKGIYTALAHSDATFEEAHAAVEAGANIFIHTYNGMSGLHHRNPGMVGAALSSDNVFAELICDGHHVHPAAAKVVVKARGPEETVLITDCMRAGGMGDGESTLGEFEVVVKEGTARLKDSGSLAGSILELKQGVKNVYDWGLVEAADALRMASLAPAKSVGIDNVCGRIAPGYDADFIVVTPQLELQATYLDGKLRYEA
- a CDS encoding ROK family protein, with the protein product MKKALGVDIGGTKIAAAIIYEDGTYKHRIDEQTTIDSAEALYETLLAVINHVMVLSGETWQTLAGIGLGVPGKVNAKVGIAVYQNNIPWTNFPLVERLQQDFPDVAVKIDNDVKVAAYAEYRLLSLEAEDMFGYVTVSTGIACTNIWNNQILRGSGFSGEIGFVPVPSSTGLRAVEKVAAGPAIAQAARDLYRESTMTTADVFDRWEQCEWQAAQIIEQSALGVSLSIYSMICLLDPRAIVLGGSVVLHNPKYVDLIKTQLQKMMHEEQLHVLEHIQASHLDGHNGIIGAGFLVM
- a CDS encoding carbohydrate ABC transporter substrate-binding protein, producing MKKVLLTAAATLMAATVFAGVPVSAEEKVKLDLAAVETAYGTELWKEIIEAYKEVNPNVEVSLSQEKELEDALTPRLQSGDYPDVVMLALSREKGLPETLIKDHALADLTDVKDLKIPGEDGTVADKLLPGFTDSTSTNPYNDGKTYLMPMFYSPTGLFYNKGLFKEKGWEVPKTWDEMWSLADKAKKEGMSLFTYPTASYLDTFFSSVILSSGGLDFYNSAMNYDPEVWKGEGLTEVFKTLGKLAENTEPTTVANANSDGYTRNQQMILDNQALFMPNGTWVVGEMKDAPRAEGFEWGMMPIPTAKEGGDRYAYTFLEHIWVPEGAKQKEAAKEFIAFLYSDKAAEIFASHGAVQPIKGMNEKLSEEQQVFYNIYSDGVLPGMGGFVATEAIEGVNLGETLYEAFNSVVSGDLSVEDWQANVVEMMGKFHEKVTAQ
- a CDS encoding carbohydrate ABC transporter permease; translated protein: MQQSGTKLYKVFVYLVLCLLAISIIIPVGWVFLASIKENSEFYRSPWAMPAGFYFQNFIDAWNRASMGAYVFNSVIVTAMALVLLLVTALPASYVLARFDFPGKRVLRQLFKGGLFINVNYIVVPIFLMLVDAQKFFIGNDIKFMPMLLNNRFMLALVYAATALPFTIHLLSSYFITLPSTFEEAASIDGAGHFTTMLKIMIPMAKPSIITVILFNFLSFWNEYIISFTFMTKQELRTLPVGLMNLMAAQNAAQQYGQLYAGMVMVMLPTLILYIFVQKQLTEGMTAGGSKE
- a CDS encoding sugar ABC transporter permease, giving the protein MNSKKSRTRFALLCVLPATILFLIFMIYPTFQVFKMSLYKWGGYSPNKTFVGLNNFRILMEDMKFVKSFQNTILAIVVVTIITLTLAIIFAAILSREKIKGQNFFRIIFYIPNILSIVVIAGIFSAIYNPKQGLLNSILSLFSGGNQPILWLGDKHLVNYAIIGALIWQAIGYYMVMYMASMANIPDSFYEAADLDGAGKFKQFFAVTLPLVWNNIRTTLTFFIISTINLSFLLVQTMTSGGPNGASEVVLSYMYKQAYSNSSYGYAMAIGVVVFTFSFVLSAIVSFVTKRDILEY